The window GTTGaactttttttgttattggtcTAATACAGAATATTGTAGGAAATAATAGTTCTTCCTTGTTCCTTCTATGTCTTTTGTTTCGAATTTATATCCTCTTGAGAGTTTTCATTTAAGCTATTCGTGTGTAAACTATCAACAGAGCATTATTTAGGGAGACTTATGATTATTGCTCATACATTGCTTAACAAAAGACCGAATGAGCACAAAATTTATTacattaaatgattttttttcgcACGCATcccaaattaaataaatttaccATGGTGTTTTTCCAAATGTGTGTGTAGTTGTAactgtttggtttttttaaattttcccCAAAGGAaagtaaaataatatttaattcgATGTACAGGCTTGTTCGCAGTCTTCTAAACTTTTGAACTTATTGCCCACAAGCTGATCACAGGCAATATATTTCCATGACTTGCATTTACCTTCAGATGGAAAGTAACTCCATATGTCAACAAGGTTATTTGAACATTTGGAGCTTGAACCAGCATTTCCACTGAAAGGAAGCACATCGCAATAAGCTAAAAGATCACGTATGAAAGTTTTCTAACAAAGTATTAAGTTCGATTTTGCTTACGACTCGCTTCCACAGCCACAACAAAAACGGGAATAATTATGGGAAATATTACATAAatgaatttcattttgctGTGCTTCAAATCAAATGCAGATTGTCACTgtggtttttttgttgttttgtttttgtggagCTAAAAGTATGAAATTACTTATTATGAAGTGGGGAAATTTATAAAGTTCACtttaaattacatacataagCAAATTTGAGttctttttaaaataaagGTTGTGGTGAATTCATATATTAAAGTTAAAGCATTTTAATTGATATATGATTATGACTAATTTTAACTGTTATTATGGTAGATTTAATATTGGTTATAGCTTAGATTCATAGGGCTTAATGTAAACTGGGCGAGTACATTGACTCGGTTTCTtttgctgatcaagaatatatattaattactAAGTTTGAATCATCTCATTCTCTTACAAAAGACTAACCAAATGGCAAATAGGAagctaaattcaaaatttattttgaaatttttacatCTGCTAAAAAGAATGATTGGATTGAAATGGAAAacgaattttaaaatttttctacTTAATGAGATGTGAGCAAATTTTTTGGCATTCCGCTTCAGAGGTAATCGTGAGGCCTCGGAACTTATTACAACGCAAATATGGCCAacttttgcatttattttccTCCTCAAAGAAACTCCATACAGAAGTGTATTTACAACGTTTGGGGATTGTTTCAGTTTCATCATCTGTAGACCGCAAATGGCATCTCAAATCTTAAGAAACAATTTatcaattattaattttattacattttaaaatgtaaGCCATTTACCTATCTTTTCATTCTTAGCAATAGACCAAATAGGAAGAgttacaaataaaatgaacCGTAAGATATTCATGGTTAAAGCAAATTGATATATCATTTCAATTGCTTGTGTTACACCTTTACCTCGTACTCAAACTTAATCAAAGCGTGAAATTATAATGCTAACTGAAAAGACATCTTaaagcaaatttattttttaacacCAATTTCGAATACAATCAGTAACAGTAACAGtaacaaaatgtttcaaagaaTTGATAAAGAATTTAGAAAAAGATGGAAATTCCTTATAGGGACCTAAATCATCACTTGATCTTGATTTGCTTGACCATGAAAAATGTAATTCATTCGTTGGCATTACAAAACCAGGCACATTCACCGAAAGTGCTGAATCTATTACCGTCTATTGCTTGACATCCCGTATATTCCCAAGCTTCACATACTTCTGCCGTCTTATTGTAGCTCCATACGTCTCTTGTGCGCATCTTACAACCTGGAGAGCGTGCTGAGAATTCGTCGTCCGTGGCCTTTAAATCGCAGtactttaaaaacaaattatttaaataacataattgcaaaaatttctaaaaacaATGTCGATTACGTAATGCTTCTCCAGAGCAAAAGCCACAGCAACCAATATCAATATTGTAAATATAAATTGAGCTAAATGCATTTTGACTATTTTCACTTTAAAGTTAAGAATAAAGTCAGTTCCAGGAAACGATTCCCACCATTATATATATGTCTTGTTCATGTAAATTAGGGTGAAATTAAGTATTCACTAAAACGAATCGAATATGAGTAAATGTGTTATGCTTATGTAAGAAAGGCTTGTGGTATGATTCGAGGAACGACAACAGTGCAAATGCGATTCGATTGCATTTTTAGCCTGGCCTAAAAGTATCCTTTTTTGGGGTAGTTGACAGatgaaagtttttaaatatCGTTCTATAAAATGTTATTTCATTCGAACTTAAGAAATCGAATACGTAATTTATAAATGATTGTCAACAAACAGAATATAGAAGAAATTTTGAGTTTTAAGCCTTTTAGGACCGAAATAATGTGGGTCTACACAAAGCGTTTACAAATGTTGAAACTTTAGTCCTGAAAGGCTTACAAGTGCCTTTTcattatacaaatttaaaaaaaggtcAGTCAATAAAATACTTTATGCTAAAACTTGATAAACTTAATCAATCAATGCTAGTGCCAACAAAAATCATAACTGGAAGAATTATTCTAAGTACGAACCCAAGGAGTTTGAtagttaaagttaaaaaacaCGAATTTTCGACATTGCGAGTATTTTTACCCTTTCTTCTGATTGTTGGAAAGTAGATTTATGATTAAGCTAGAGAAATAAATTACATTTATCAGTTAGCCATGAGAGATTTTAGTTGGTTCTGAATAATTTACACAATCTGGCTTGGTTTAGTCCGATTTGATTAGGAAACatattttagaaaatatttgtgAACTAATAGACTTACTTTAAATTGAAGATGCtgaataaatttaatatcCCTTACTCATTTAAGGTAGCGACCTTTTTCTTTGTGTCAGAATATAAATTTACCTTCATTAgccaaaaaattgaaatgtttcTTACCTCGTTAAGAAATAGTCATAAAAGTTAACTCAAAACATGTGACTTGGTGAAATGTGTTGCTTGAGCGACTTAAAAATCTTACTCATGTACATTACATTACttacattttttcttttctaattctatttcagcaaaatgtaACAAAATTTTACAAGCTTAGAGTGATTTCTTCGTTGATGTAACAATAACTTTCGTATTAATAGAAGCACTTACAAAAAACGTAGTCTTCAAAcccaaaaattattttcagtCACTTAATTGAAACGTTTTAAgaacctttttttatttttgatggcatcaaaatattttgattttgtttttttgtggaGTTTTCGCAACACTGATGAATATGTCCATAATAAAATGGCCTAGACTGTGgcatatttaaaattgatgGAAGATATACTACAAATACTAAACATTTATATGAGTTGCTTACAAATTCGCTTACATCTCAAACCACTGTACGTGTCATAGTGTCGGACGAAAGTGCTTCAAATGCGCATAACAATGATGAttatgcttatgtatataaaaacaaagatatatacatatatatatacatataaatacattCAGCAGCAGAGTTGTGGTTTTTTGGCTCATCAAAATTGTGACAATccgagaaagaaaacaaaacaaaatagcAACAAACAGCgtgaaaagaaacaaaacaaaaaaagactTTAACGCGGCTAATGAAAGAATGGCATGGGATAgagacacatacatacatacataggtccCATGGCACCCACCCTAAACAGAGTAGAGCCACCTTAAATCTCCCGCTGATAGCTACTTTTATGTCTGAGTTTTAACTAAGTAAAGACATTGACTGCGACTGACACGCACAACACAAAATTATGCTAACGCAGCACTAAAAACGTAGGAAAAGAAATGCCACAAAAAATGCCAAAGGAGAAACGAAAACGTGAAAATGGGAAATGGAAAATATTATAGAagacagacaaaaaaaaaagcgaagaAGTTGAAACGGTAGGGAGGAGCACGTTGGAgccaaaattattttaaattgaaattctgTTTATCTCGGTTGACGGAAATCGTCCACATATTGTGGCCAAGGCTTTCCTTTTACCATTTTGCCCCCAACTctgcaaagttttttttctttcgtttttttgggTACGGGGGTAATTCAATAAAGTGGAAAATGCTGCTCCTCGTCgtcatcttcatcatcgttgtcgttgttggtgttgttgttggtcttGTTCTTGTAGTCTTCAACATAATTTTCTTCGTGGCTTGGCAAAAGGagacacagacagacagaaggACATTCAGACAgttagacagacagacagttaGACAGTGAGCCAGAGAGGACTTCTGCGACTTGGAGGCACTTCAAATGCCCGTTAATCGGTTCTTCATATCACATCAAACGTTGGAGGCAAGTAAAAGGACTTACACTCGGCAGTTAGTTTAGGGGCCGGCTCCGCATGGTCCTCAACTGGGTTTTCCTCGCCTCCTTGCCCTCCAACTCCTCGacacatcatcatcaactcATCGtcatcagcagcatcatcatcatatgGCACACAAGTGGCAGAGCCAGCCACAAAGGCAAAAGCGGCCGTCGGGGAGGGGAGGTGAGGCTTTGTGGAACGACCCCATTACGTGCCAAAGCACTAAAAACAAGCCAAAGTATAGAGGCGTGCAAGTAGGTGGGGGGCAGGGAACTGGAGGCATCCTTTCTTTACTCTTAcgctctctttctatctcccCTGTGTCCCCTGTCTCCCTCCCCCCGCCCACTGTGGCATGTACAAATATGAGGCACAAGCATCCATCGCTCGTAAATTTTGtcatattttctttctttctttttttttgcacttaaaacaattttttttttttgtttttttgttgcttattttattttgtttctcaCAGCCCATTAAAAATTGCGGCCGCACGCACAGTTTGGCATGCACTTTTAATCGATTACCAAAAGACCAAAacgtacaaaaaataaatatttttgtatatatttataaaaatataaaattgtatgcaaaaataaaaagtacaAAATCAGCACAACAATTTTTCcttggcacacacacacgattttccatttatttatttattatatgcatattttggttgctttttgttgttgttgttgttgttgttgtgttttgc is drawn from Drosophila willistoni isolate 14030-0811.24 chromosome 2R unlocalized genomic scaffold, UCI_dwil_1.1 Seg167, whole genome shotgun sequence and contains these coding sequences:
- the LOC124460192 gene encoding carboxypeptidase inhibitor SmCI-like, which encodes MHLAQFIFTILILVAVAFALEKHYYCDLKATDDEFSARSPGCKMRTRDVWSYNKTAEVCEAWEYTGCQAIDGNRFSTFGECAWFCNANE